The Paenibacillus beijingensis nucleotide sequence ATCCACCTCGTCTTTAGCTCCAAAATTACCTTTGAGTCTTTTCCTTTTATCCCCTGTAATAACTGGGGGGATAAGTAATATAACGCAAAAGTACAGCATCGAGTTCAATTCACAGCTCACCCAGAAAGCTTCATTGGTATAATTATACGAAATGCCTTTATCGGATTGCCTAAAAGGTCTTAAGGTTTTCTAATGTCTATTTAGGGATTCACTCTACTGGATAACTTCATTATCGCGGATTTCGACTATTTAGAACCCAACACAGTTAATTTAGACTCAGTTAATTATCCTCTTACTTCCGTAACTTTTTACATTGTTTAATCGAAATTGTGTTGGCGTTTGGCCAATAAAACGTTTGAACAATGCACAAAACTGAGCTGAACTATTATACCCTATCTCTTTTGAAACAACAGCGATGCTTAAGTCAGTAGTTTTAAGTATTTCCATTGATTCCTTAATTCGCAGCTTATTTATATGATACATTGGCGATACTCCAAAAACTTTTGAATAAGTATTACATAAATAAGTCGGATTACAGTCAATCAACCTACTTAAATCGTTTAAGGTAATGTTTTTTTTATAGTTTTCTCTTATAAAACGGTTGATAATAATTAATCTATTATCTATTTCTTTTTTAACTATCTCCGTCCTAGTTTCACGACTTTTATCTTGATACAATCTAAAAAGGTATCTCATAGCTTTTTGGAGATTTTCAAAAAGATCATGTTTTGCAGTAAATACGTTATCAAGAATCTCTGATAATTTGAGCCTTTTTAGTTTGTAATTATCAAGAATAATAGTATCTTTGAAATTATAGGTAAAATAATCCATTATAATGTAGCGTACTGTTATTGAACTTTCCTTAATATCAGTTGCAGCAATCTTGCACCCACGATTCGAAAGTTTGAAAAGCGAGGCATATCCATCAGGTAAAATAATCGTTTCTTCTCTTCCAATATGCACTTTAATCCCGCCTGTTGT carries:
- a CDS encoding helix-turn-helix domain-containing protein; its protein translation is MYKIYSVNTSTLLPNSSIKINNKTRQLVFLMTTGGIKVHIGREETIILPDGYASLFKLSNRGCKIAATDIKESSITVRYIIMDYFTYNFKDTIILDNYKLKRLKLSEILDNVFTAKHDLFENLQKAMRYLFRLYQDKSRETRTEIVKKEIDNRLIIINRFIRENYKKNITLNDLSRLIDCNPTYLCNTYSKVFGVSPMYHINKLRIKESMEILKTTDLSIAVVSKEIGYNSSAQFCALFKRFIGQTPTQFRLNNVKSYGSKRIIN